A window of the Haloquadratum walsbyi C23 genome harbors these coding sequences:
- a CDS encoding GNAT family N-acetyltransferase yields MYVRDAKNRDEAWLLDWIEEAEIEDPAFRSRDYVIALNEETSRKAGFGRIRNHSDDSGTFCELTVLFTLPMWRNQGVGAHVIERLVAEAADKQYETVYVFTTEPGYFTMFGFQPQESGQLDPHVTDRFETVRESRESNNNRFVALSINTGELTVPQRLRDRFKRAHPSDEPPEGEVVIEETAEDFGIDPTETTYKYDTG; encoded by the coding sequence ATGTACGTCCGGGACGCAAAAAATCGTGATGAGGCTTGGTTACTCGATTGGATTGAGGAGGCGGAGATTGAAGACCCAGCATTTCGGTCCCGGGATTATGTAATTGCACTTAACGAAGAGACATCTCGGAAAGCTGGATTTGGTCGAATTCGGAATCATAGCGACGATAGTGGAACGTTTTGTGAACTCACAGTCCTATTCACATTACCAATGTGGCGTAATCAGGGCGTTGGTGCACACGTTATTGAGCGGTTAGTTGCAGAGGCAGCTGATAAACAGTATGAGACGGTATATGTGTTTACAACCGAGCCCGGATATTTCACGATGTTTGGGTTTCAGCCACAAGAATCAGGTCAGCTTGACCCACATGTAACAGATCGATTTGAGACCGTGCGTGAAAGTCGTGAAAGCAACAACAATCGGTTCGTAGCACTATCAATCAATACTGGAGAATTGACCGTTCCACAGCGACTTCGTGATCGGTTCAAGCGTGCACATCCATCAGATGAACCCCCGGAAGGTGAAGTTGTCATTGAAGAGACAGCTGAAGACTTCGGGATTGACCCAACAGAGACAACGTATAAATATGATACTGGTTAG